Proteins from a genomic interval of Paenibacillus sp. FSL R5-0623:
- a CDS encoding AraC family transcriptional regulator, with translation MDWLMRMNRALDYIEMNLVGEIELKEIAQCAYCSSHQFQRMFSFITNVSLAEYIRRRRLTLAAIELQNSDRRVVDIAIKYGYESPVSFARAFQSLHGVNPAMAREEGTALKAYPRLSFLISIKGEEPMNYRIETKESFEIFGIEKVFQLNGVETPAQLWKQSHENGEVERLATNAGDLPNSLNSNYHKVHAVCSYKKTGEDTFAYMLCAFKGETSKPDGYTSITIPAHTWAIFSSDPFTWDKFDETIETLYRRFFSEWLPTTGYEQVDGMEFEITGVKDELNFVELWFAVRKIS, from the coding sequence ATGGATTGGCTTATGAGGATGAATCGGGCATTGGATTATATTGAAATGAACTTGGTCGGCGAGATCGAGTTGAAGGAAATTGCTCAATGTGCTTATTGTTCTTCACATCAGTTTCAGAGAATGTTCTCGTTCATTACCAATGTTTCACTTGCGGAATATATACGAAGAAGACGGCTGACTCTCGCTGCAATTGAATTGCAGAATAGTGATAGGAGAGTTGTTGATATTGCCATAAAGTATGGGTATGAATCACCGGTATCATTCGCAAGAGCATTTCAATCGTTGCATGGTGTTAACCCTGCAATGGCTCGAGAAGAAGGGACTGCCCTCAAAGCCTATCCTCGGCTTTCCTTCCTTATTTCGATTAAAGGGGAAGAGCCTATGAACTATCGTATCGAAACAAAAGAAAGCTTCGAAATATTTGGAATCGAGAAAGTGTTTCAATTAAACGGAGTAGAGACACCGGCACAATTATGGAAGCAAAGCCATGAAAATGGCGAGGTTGAAAGACTTGCTACAAATGCTGGTGATCTACCAAACTCTTTGAATTCGAATTATCATAAAGTGCATGCTGTGTGTAGCTACAAAAAAACTGGGGAGGATACTTTCGCATACATGTTGTGTGCATTTAAAGGTGAAACAAGTAAACCCGATGGTTACACAAGTATAACGATACCAGCACACACGTGGGCGATCTTTTCCTCTGATCCCTTTACATGGGATAAATTCGATGAAACCATTGAAACCTTATATAGACGATTCTTTTCTGAATGGCTTCCTACTACAGGATATGAACAGGTCGACGGAATGGAATTTGAAATTACTGGAGTTAAAGATGAACTGAATTTTGTTGAGTTATGGTTTGCTGTAAGAAAAATATCTTAG
- a CDS encoding Type 1 glutamine amidotransferase-like domain-containing protein, producing MKTHYYLSWFNDFFPEKLVHCLQEDIQDRKSLVMISADPSGYTDEQVNFDDVSEWTWLNQANIIFDEYHFIDYRMQKEDAQRSIQNASVIFLCGGDPVLQNDFLADYELSDVIKNSNAVIMGASAGALNMAAKWLSLNNTDEVETSTIYNGIGFDHFAYESHSKRNYATFVQGYLFPLSEEIDVYAAEQESAIRVKDGKIEIMGPLYLISHSKIQKLVETL from the coding sequence TTGAAAACTCACTACTATCTCAGTTGGTTTAATGATTTTTTTCCAGAGAAGCTGGTCCATTGTTTGCAGGAGGATATACAAGACAGAAAATCGCTTGTTATGATTAGCGCCGACCCGTCTGGTTATACAGATGAGCAAGTTAACTTTGATGATGTTTCTGAATGGACATGGTTGAATCAGGCTAATATTATTTTTGATGAATATCATTTCATTGATTACCGCATGCAGAAGGAAGATGCCCAGCGATCCATTCAGAACGCTTCTGTCATTTTTTTATGCGGTGGAGATCCTGTTCTGCAGAACGATTTTTTGGCGGATTATGAATTATCCGATGTTATTAAGAATAGCAATGCCGTTATAATGGGTGCCAGCGCCGGTGCATTAAACATGGCTGCAAAATGGTTAAGCTTGAATAACACTGATGAAGTTGAAACAAGTACTATTTATAATGGTATTGGCTTTGATCATTTTGCCTATGAATCTCATTCTAAGCGGAACTACGCCACGTTTGTTCAAGGCTACCTGTTCCCCTTGTCTGAAGAGATTGATGTTTATGCGGCAGAACAGGAGAGCGCTATACGTGTAAAGGATGGCAAAATAGAAATAATGGGACCTTTATATTTAATTTCCCACTCAAAGATTCAGAAGTTGGTTGAGACGCTCTAA